The Pleuronectes platessa chromosome 23, fPlePla1.1, whole genome shotgun sequence genome contains a region encoding:
- the chd3 gene encoding chromodomain-helicase-DNA-binding protein 3 isoform X2, translated as MSSPLRSCEEDEEGMVVNSEGGDFDEEDDDGDRDEDASDINSPAAPRETATAAAAAAAAPEEAEASDREVPCRKKGRPKKKKDTKKKDKEGKPAKAKKRKKIESNVERDSDRERDFGENSDSVASDYGSGEKKKKRKHKERKEKKTKKKKKDDGERDSSQEESTKPMEQKTSAQLAKEWGLEDVDHTFTEEDYRELTNYKAFSQFMRPMIAKKNPKIPMSKMMTILGAKWREFSCNNPFKGNAAAVAAAAAAAAIAVAEQVSAATASPEPPPQPPPIRKAKTKEGKGPGYKKRSKSPRVSDKKKAQAKAKKMAPIRIKLSPIGAKRKKSCSSDDIEEDESEQEDSSVHSSSVRSDSSGRVKKNKRGRPAKKKKKSAISCPAPVPGEEEGEGYETDHQDYCEVCQQGGEIILCDTCPRAHHLVCLEPELDKAPEGKWSCPHCEKEGIQWEAKDEDFEDFEEDSEDRVISDVGAGIVIPVGAEEEDDDHMEFCRVCKDGGELLCCDTCTSSYHIHCLNPPLPEIPNGEWLCPRCTCPQIKGRVQKILHWRWGEPPSPIPVPPAPDAAPDAPPPPPMKGRAEREFFVKFVGQSYWHCTWITELQLEIFHSVMYRNYQRKTDMDEPPSLDYGSGGEDENGVGKSEKRRAKDPEYALMDDKYYKYGIKPEWMMIHRIINHSSHCLSVSVDKKVSYHYLVKWRDLTYDQCTWERDDLDIPDFAIYKANYWRHRDLIMKEDPDKPRKMRSRNPEDEEDSPASPVTDPTIKYEEQPDFVTTTGGTLHLYQLEGLNWLRFSWSQGTDTILADEMGLGKTIQTIVFLYSLFKEGHTKGPFLVSAPLSTIINWEREFEMWAPDFYVLTYTGDKDSRAIIRENEFTFDDTAVKGGKKTFKLRRDATIKFHVLLTSYELVTIDQTALKSIDWACLVVDEAHRLKNNQSKFFRRLNDYKIDHKLLLTGTPLQNNLEELFHLLNFLTPNRFNNLEGFLEEFADISKEDQIKKLHDLLGPHMLRRLKADVFKNMPAKTELIVRVELSPMQKKYYKLILTKNFEALNTKGGNQVSLLNIMMDLKKCCNHPYLFPVASMEAQKTPSGAYEGSALTKASGKLTLMQKMLRNLKEQGHRVLVFSQMTKMLDLLEDFLDYEGYKYERIDGSVTGALRQEAIDRFNAPGACQFCFLLSTRAGGLGINLATADTVVIFDSDWNPHNDIQAFSRAHRIGQANKVMIYRFVTRASVEERITQVAKRKMMLTHLVVRPGLGSKAGSMSKQELDDILKFGTEELFKDQREGMKNTTGDKVEDEGNVIHYDSVAIERLLDRSQNETDDTDVQNMNEYLSSFKVAQYMVREEDKVEEIEREIIKQEENVDPDYWEKLLRHHYEQQQEDLASKLGKGKRNRKPVNYNDAAQEDQEWHADISDNQSEYSVGSEEEDEDFDDRPEGRRQSRRQLRNEKDKPLPPLLARVGGNLEVLGFNTRQRKAFLNAVMRWGMPSQDAFSSQWLVRDLRGKSEKEFKAYVSLFMRHLCEPVADGAETFADGVPREGLCRQPVLTRIGVMSLVKKKIQEFEHINGRWSLPELKPEVNVEKSSSRASSPAMKTTTPTPDASYSNTPCTSTPATPAPADKLEKNGKEGEKEEEKEEGETLPEKEKGKEKDEGKEDSNKTGDPEELSSTKETPQSASPCQKAENVEEHNLKEAEKKETPDIPAATTEEKKAQEESKEETKQDTELKEEKSEGEKTAEEKERENEKREETPTAKEATDTKEKSEVADVKKEEVKGEKEAVKEVKAAKEEPPRGNGRPPVERPRFMFNIADGGFTELHTLWQNEERAAISSGKMNEIWHRRHDFWLLAGIVIHGYARWQDIQNDPQFAIVNEPFKMQANKGNFLEMKNKFLARRFKLLEQALVIEEQLRRAAYLNMTQDPSHPAMALNARFAEVECLAESHQHLSKESLGGNKPANAVLHKVLNQLEELLSDMKADVTRLPATLSRVPPIAARLQMSERTILSRLASKGTETHTPPPIPPGPYATPQNYGAPFTPAPPSALYMGGANYSQMPPGSFISVLNGPPMPVKKEREAEMLVNRREQRSGEVICIDD; from the exons ATGTCCTCTCCGCTGCGCTCCtgcgaggaagacgaggagggcATGGTGGTTAATTCCGAGGGAGGAGATTTCGATGAAGAAGACGACGACGGGGACCGAGACGAGGACGCAAGCGACATAAACTCTCCGGCGGCGCCTCGGGAAACTGCaacagccgccgccgccgccgccgccgcgcCAG aagaggcagaggcaTCAGACAGAGAGGTCCCGTGCAGGAAGAAAGGACGGCCGAAGAAAAAGAAGGACACAAAGAAGAAGGACAAAGAGGGGAAACCTGCCAAAGCAAAGAAACGCAAGAAGATC GAAAGCAATGTAGAGAGAGActcggacagagagagagactttggCGAGAACTCCGACAGTGTCGCCAGCGACTATGGATctggggagaaaaagaaaaagaggaaacataaagaaaggaaggagaagaaaaccaagaagaagaaaaaagatgacGGGGAGCGGGACAGCAGTCAGGAGGAATCAACCAAG CCAATGGAGCAGAAGACCTCGGCCCAGCTGGCAAAGGAGTGGGGTCTGGAGGATGTTGATCATACCTTCACAGAGGAAGACTACAGGGAACTCACCAACTACAAAGCCTTCAGCCAGTTCATGAG GCCAATGATCGCCAAGAAGAACCCTAAGATCCCCATGTCGAAGATGATGACCATCCTTGGGGCCAAATGGAGGGAGTTCAGCTGTAACAACCCCTTTAAGGGCAACGCCGCTGCCGtagctgcggctgctgcagctgctgccattGCCGTCGCCGAGCAGGTCTCTGCAGCGACCGCCTCTCCTGAGCCGCCGCCACAGCCTCCACCAATCAGGAAAGCCAAGACGAAAGAGGGCAAAG GCCCTGGCTACAAAAAGCGCAGTAAAAGCCCTCGAGTCTCAGACAAGAAAAAGGCTCAAGCAAAGGCTAAAAAGATGGCACCCATCCGTATCAAGCTGTCGCCCATAGGTgccaagaggaagaagagctgCTCC AGCGATGATATAGAGGAGGACGAGTCTGAGCAGGAGGACTCCAGCGTCCACAGCTCCTCGGTTCGCTCGGACAGCTCGGGTCGTGTCAAGAAGAACAAGCGAGGACGTCctgccaagaagaagaagaaaa GTGCCATTTCAtgcccagctccagtccctggggaggaggagggggagggctaCGAGACGGACCATCAGGACTACTGCGAGGTGTGTCAGCAGGGCGGGGAAATCATCCTGTGTGACACTTGTCCCAGAGCTCATCACCTCGTCTGCCTGGAGCCTGAGCTGGACAAGGCTCCCGAGGGCAAGTGGAGCTGCCCGCACTGC GAAAAAGAAGGAATCCAGTGGGAAGCGAAGGACGAGGACTTTGAGGACTTTGAGGAGGACAGCGAGGACAGGGTGATATCAGACGTCGGGGCCGGGATTGTGATCCCCGTCGGggcggaggaagaggatgacgaCCACATGGAGTTCTGTCGGGTGTGCAAAGACGGAGGGGAACTGTTGTGTTGCGACACCTGCACCTCGTCGTACCACATCCACTGTCTCAACCCACCGCTGCCAGAGATCCCCAACGGAGAGTGGCTGTGTCCACGGTGCACG TGTCCGCAAATCAAAGGTCGCGTCCAGAAAATCCTCCACTGGCGGTGGGGAGAGCCTCCATCGCCGATTCCTGTTCCCCCGGCGCCTGACGCCGCGCCGGACGCCCCGCCGCCGCCACCCATGAAGGGCAGAGCCGAGAGGGAGTTCTTTGTCAAGTTTGTTGGGCAGTCCTACTGGCACTGCACGTGGATCACCGAGCTCCAG CTGGAGATCTTCCACTCGGTGATGTACAGAAACTACCAGAGGAAGACGGACATGGACGAGCCTCCCAGTCTGGATTATGGTTCGGGAGGAGAAGACGAGAACGGAGTGGGAAAGAGTGAAAAGAGGAGAGCTAAGGATCCTGAGTACGCCCTCATGGATGACAAATACTACAAGTATGGCATCAAGCCTGAGTGGATGATGATCCACCGCATCATCAATCACAG CTCTCACTGTTTGTCCGTCAGTGTTGACAAGAAGGTGTCGTACCACTACCTGGTGAAGTGGAGAGACCTGACCTACGACCAGTGCACCTGGGAGAGAGACGACCTGGATATCCCTGATTTTGCTATTTACAAGGCCAACTACTGGAGGCACAG AGATTTAATAATGAAGGAGGATCCAGACAAACCCAGGAAGATGAGGAGCAGGAAcccagaggatgaagaggactcTCCTGCTTCCCCAGTCACTGAT CCTACGATAAAATATGAAGAGCAGCCAGACTTTGTCACAACGACCGGCGGGACGCTGCATCTGTACCAGCTCGAGGGTCTGAACTGGCTGCGGTTCTCTTGGTCCCAGGGCACCGACACCATCCTCGCAGATGAGATGGGCCTCGGCAAAACCATCCAGACCATTGTCTTCCTCTACTCACTTTTCAAAGAG GGTCACACCAAGGGCCCGTTCCTGGTCAGCGCTCCGCTCTCCACCATCATCAACTGGGAGAGGGAGTTCGAGATGTGGGCACCCGACTTCTACGTGTTGACGTACACGGGAGACAAGGACAGTCGAGCCATCATCAGAGAGAACGAGTTTACCTTCGACGACACGGCTGTCAAAGGAGGAAAGAAGACCTTTAAACTGAGG AGGGATGCTACTATTAAATTCCATGTGCTGCTGACGTCCTATGAGTTGGTGACCATTGACCAGACGGCGCTCAAGTCCATCGACTGGGCCTGTCTGGTGGTGGACGAGGCTCACCGCCTCAAGAACAACCAGTCCAAG TTTTTCCGGCGTCTGAACGATTATAAGATCgaccacaagctgctgctgacgGGAACTCCTCTGCAGAACAACCTGGAGGAGCTGTTCCACCTGCTCAACTTCCTCACGCCCAACCGCTTCAA TAACCTCGAGGGCTTCCTGGAAGAGTTTGCCGACATTTCCAAGGAGGACCAGATCAAGAAGCTCCACGACCTCCTGGGGCCTCACATGCTGCGGAGGCTGAAGGCCGACGTCTTCAAGAACATGCCCGCCAAGACCGAGCTGATTGTCAGAGTGGAGCTGAGCCCAATGCAGAA gaaATACTACAAGTTGATTCTGACCAAGAATTTCGAGGCTCTGAACACGAAGGGAGGAAACCAGGTGTCACTGCTAAACATCATGATGGACCTCAAGAAGTGCTGCAACCACCCCTACCTCTTCCCTGTGGCCTccatg GAAGCTCAGAAAACGCCCAGCGGTGCTTACGAGGGGTCGGCCCTCACTAAGGCTTCCGGGAAACTGACGCTGATGCAGAAAATGCTGAGGAATCTGAAAGAGCAGGGGCACCGAGTGCTTGTGTTCTCACAG ATGACTAAAATGCTGGACTTGTTGGAAGACTTCCTGGACTATGAGGGTTATAAGTACGAGAGGATTGACGGAAGCGTCACGGGAGCGCTGAGACAAGAGGCCATCGACCGCTTCAACG CTCCTGGTGCTTGTCAGTTTTGTTTCCTGCTCTCCACCAGAGCCGGAGGTTTGGGGATCAACTTGGCCACAGCTGACACCGTCGTCATCTTCGACTCGGACTGGAATCCTCACAACGACATACAG GCGTTCAGCCGAGCCCACAGAATCGGGCAGGCCAACAAGGTCATGATCTACCGCTTTGTGACCCGAGCCAGCGTGGAGGAGCGGATCACCCAGGTGGCCAAGAGGAAAATGATGCTGACCCACCTGGTGGTCCGGCCGGGCCTCGGATCCAAGGCAGGCTCCATGAGCAAACAGGAACTGGACGACATCCTCAAGTTTGGAACAGAGGAGCTCTTCAAGGATCAGAGAGAAG GTATGAAAAACACCACCGGGGATAAAGTGGAGGACGAGGGCAACGTCATCCACTACGACAGCGTGGCCATCGAGAGGCTGCTGGACCGAAGCCAGAACGAGACGGACGACACGGACGTCCAGAACATGAACGAGTACCTCAGCTCCTTCAAAGTGGCCCAGTACATGGTGCGAGAGGAGGATAAG GTGGAGGAGATCGAGCGGGAGATCATCAAACAGGAGGAGAACGTGGACCCTGATTACTGGGAGAAGCTTCTGCGGCACCACtacgagcagcagcaggaggacctCGCCAGCAAACTGGGTAAAGGCAAGAGGAACCGCAAGCCCGTCAACTACAACGACGCAGCCCAGGAGGACCAAG AGTGGCATGCTGACATTTCAGATAACCAGTCCGAGTATTCAGTGGGctccgaggaggaggacgaggactttGACGATCGaccagagg GTCGAAGGCAGTCGCGTCGCCAGTTGAGGAATGAGAAAGATaaacctctgcctcctctcctggCCAGGGTCGGAGGCAACCTTGAG GTGCTGGGCTTTAACACTCGCCAGCGGAAGGCCTTCCTGAACGCAGTGATGCGCTGGGGGATGCCGTCTCAGGACGCCTTTTCCTCCCAGTGGTTGGTGAGAGACCTCAGGGGCAAATCTGAAAAAGAATTCAA AGCGTACGTGTCTCTCTTCATGCGTCACCTGTGTGAGCCGGTGGCTGACGGCGCGGAGACGTTCGCAGACGGCGTCCCGAGGGAGGGTCTGTGTCGCCAGCCGGTCCTCACACGAATCGGCGTCATGTCCCTCGTCAAGAAGAAG ATCCAGGAGTTCGAGCACATCAATGGACGGTGGAGTCTCCCAGAGCTCAAGCCTGAGGTCAACGTGGAGAAGTCCTCCTCCAGGGCCTCCTCTCCAGCAATGAAGACCACCACGCCCACGCCAGACGCCAGCTACAGCAACACACCGTGCACCTCCACGCCAG CGACCCCTGCTCCTGCAGACAAGCTGGAAAAAAAcggaaaggagggagagaaggaagaggaaaaagaggagggtgagaccctgccggagaaagagaaagggaaggagaAGGATGAGGGGAAAGAGGACAGCAACAAGACTGGAGACCCTGAAGAG CTGTCCTCGACAAAAGAGACACCACAGAGTGCGTCTCCTTGTCAAAAAGCCGAAAATGTGGAAGAGCACAACCTGAAAGAGGCGGAGAAGAAAGAAACGCCAGACATTCCAGCTGCCacgacagaggagaagaaagcgcAGGAGGAGAGCAAAGAGGAGACGAAGCAAGACACGGAGTTAAAAGAAGAGAaatcag AAGGAGAGAAGACGGCggaggagaaggaaagagaaaacgAAAAGCGTGAAGAGACGCCCACGGCAAAAGAAGCGACGGACACCAAGGAGAAGTCCGAGGTGGCCGACGTGAAGAAAG aggaggtcaaaggtgagaAAGAGGCCGTAAAAGAGGTCAAAGCGGCGAAGGAGGAGCCACCCAGAGGAAACGGGAGGCCTCCTGTGGAGCGACCTCGCTTCATGTTCAACATCGCAGACGGCGGATTCACTG AGCTGCACACTCTCTGGCAGAACGAGGAGCGGGCCGCCATCTCCTCGGGGAAGATGAACGAGATCTGGCACCGCCGACACGACTTCTGGCTGCTGGCGGGAATTGTGAT TCACGGCTACGCCCGGTGGCAGGACATCCAGAACGATCCCCAGTTCGCCATCGTCAACGAGCCTTTCAAGATGCAGGCCAACAAAGGCAACTTCCTGGAGATGAAGAACAAGTTCCTGGCTCGACGCTTTAAG ctgctggagcaggCGCTGGTGATCGAGGAGCAGCTGCGGCGGGCGGCCTACCTGAACATGACCCAGGACCCCAGCCACCCGGCCATGGCCCTCAACGCTCGCTTTGCAGAGGTGGAGTGCCTGGCGGAGTCGCACCAGCACCTCAGCAAGGAGTCCCTGGGGGGGAACAAGCCGGCCAACGCTGTCCTGCACAAAG TGTTGAACCAGTTGGAGGAGCTGCTGAGCGACATGAAGGCCGACGTGACCCGACTCCCGGCCACGCTGTCCAGGGTTCCCCCGATCGCCGCCCGCCTGCAAATGTCCGAGAGGACCATCCTCAGCCGACTGGCGAGCAAGGGCACAGAGACGCACACGCCCCCG CCCATACCCCCAGGACCCTACGCCACCCCTCAGAACTATGGAGCCCCCTTCACCCCTGCACCCCCGAGCGCCCTCTACATGGGAGGGGCCAACTACAGTCAGATGCCACCAGGATCCTTCATATCAG tgctgAACGGGCCTCCCATGCCTGTGAAGAAGGAGCGAGAAGCCGAGATGTTAGTCAACCGACGGGAGCAGCGCAGCGGAGAGGTCATCTGCATCGACGACTAG